The DNA sequence GCGGACGATCCGCTGGGCGAGTCCCTCGACGATCGCGGTCTTGCCGACGCCGGGGTCGCCGATCAGCACCGGATTGTTCTTCGTTTTCCGGCTCAGGATCTGCGTTACCCTGCGGATTTCGGCGTCTCGCCCGATGACCGGATCGAGTTTGCCTGCTCGGCCCTCGGAGACGAGGTCGCGTCCGTACTTCTCCGAGCGCCTCGTACGCCCCCTCCGGGCTGGCCGAGGTGACGCGCTGGTTGCCGCGCACTGTGGTCAAGGCGGCGAGGAAGGTCTCTCGTGTGACCCCATGGCTGGTGAGAACCCGTCCGGCCGCACTGGTCGACCCCTCCTCGGAGAGGGCCATCACGAGATGCTCCACCGACACGTAGGAATCCTTGAGTCGCTTTGCCTCTCGTTCGGCGGCGTCGAGCAGTTTGGCCAGGCGCTGGGTGATCATCACCTGACCGGGCGTCGCACCGGGGCCTCTGACCTTCGGCCTACGCATGAGTGCCTGTTCCAGATCGGAGCGTAGGGCGTCGACGTTCGCACCGGCCTGCTCGAGCAGTCGCGGTACGAGCCCTTCCTGCTGATCGACCAACGCGAGCAGCAGGTGCTCTCCGTCGACCTCGGTGTGGCCCATTCTGGTCGCGATGTTCTGGGCCTCCTGCAGGGCTTCTCGTGACCTTTCAGTCAGACTGCCGGTGTCCATGGGGGTGTCTTCCTTCCGTGGGACGCTGCTTCGAGTTTCTCGATTCGATCCAGCAGATCGAGCACGAGCCCGATTGCCGAGTAGTTCAGGCCTAGACCCGTCCGTAACCGTTGGATGCGGGCAGCGTGGGCCACTGCTGACGGTTCGAACAATATTTCGCCGCCGGGGTCGCGGCGTGCGTCGATCAGGCCGAGAGCCACAAGCTTTCGTGCCAGGTCGGGGTGCAGCCCGGTACGTTCGGCGAAGACATCCAGCGACATTCCGGTACGGCGAACCAATATGTACTGGGTGCCCGGGGTCGGGGTGCTCATGGCTGTTTCCTCGGATCGAAGTTCGATTCGGCGGCCAACTGTTCGAACAGCTCGCGTTCACGTGCTGTCGGTTTCGGCGGCACCATCACCTTGATTTCGGCGTAGAGGTTGCCGTTGGCGCCCCGCGGATTGGGCATTCCTTCTCCGCGCAGGCGAAGCTTCCGTCCCGTCGACGAGCCCGGCACCACTTTGACTTTCGCCTCGCCACCCGGGGTGGGAACGACGACGGTCGACCCGAGGACCGCCTCCCATGGCGATACGGGCAGGTCGACGTAGATGTCCCGGCCCTGGACGCGGAACCGGGGATGCGGCTTGATCCGCACCACGAGGTACAGATCCCCGGGCGGCGCGTCGCCG is a window from the Williamsia sp. DF01-3 genome containing:
- a CDS encoding chaperone modulator CbpM codes for the protein MSTPTPGTQYILVRRTGMSLDVFAERTGLHPDLARKLVALGLIDARRDPGGEILFEPSAVAHAARIQRLRTGLGLNYSAIGLVLDLLDRIEKLEAASHGRKTPPWTPAV